One genomic segment of Gossypium arboreum isolate Shixiya-1 chromosome 3, ASM2569848v2, whole genome shotgun sequence includes these proteins:
- the LOC108487035 gene encoding protein WHAT'S THIS FACTOR 1, chloroplastic, whose amino-acid sequence MMISKRVFERLACCYCRLHSQPSFIYHFRNFSLWSTKKDPDLEAALSRNRRWIVNNQIKNIILRCPNQVVPLEHLQKKFKTLDLQGKALNWLKKYPCCFEIYRDNDEYYCRLTKRMIHLVEEEELVKDMQEPVFVQKLAKLLMMSVNQRLNVTKLNELKHSFGFPDDYIIRILPKHPEIFRLVNNGWRKSSMEIELLAWNPDLAVSAVEASAQKQGIEPCFSCSLPSTWIKSWQRFEEFNAIPYISPYLNPRGLEEGSKEMEKRIVGLVHELLSLTLWKKLSIVKLSHFKREFALPEKLNILLLKHPGIFYVSNKYQIYTVLLREAYNGSELVDKNPLVIVKNKFGDLMQEGLHEYNRRRRVVNLEKKRKCMNLMKPERRKVASSETSIQDDNGDTLGGLGRLFDPEERKRFYKVLFDER is encoded by the coding sequence ATGATGATTAGTAAAAGAGTTTTTGAGAGGTTGGCTTGTTGCTATTGTAGGCTGCATTCTCAGCCTtcttttatttatcattttcgaAACTTCTCTCTTTGGTCAACGAAGAAAGACCCAGATCTTGAAGCAGCCCTTTCAAGAAATCGTCGTTGGATAGTCAATAATCAGATTAAAAACATAATACTTAGATGCCCAAACCAGGTGGTACCTTTGGAGCATCTTCAAAAGAAATTTAAGACTCTTGATCTTCAAGGCAAAGCTCTCAATTGGCTCAAGAAGTATCCCTGTTGCTTTGAAATTTATCGTGATAATGATGAGTATTATTGTAGATTAACGAAGCGGATGATACATTTGGTTGAAGAGGAAGAATTGGTGAAAGATATGCAGGAGCCAGTGTTTGTTCAGAAATTGGCAAAGTTGTTAATGATGAGCGTGAATCAAAGGCTTAATGTTACGAAACTTAATGAGCTTAAACACAGCTTTGGATTTCCAGATGACTACATCATTAGAATTCTACCAAAGCACCCAGAAATCTTTCGACTGGTTAATAACGGTTGGAGGAAGAGTTCAATGGAAATTGAACTTCTGGCGTGGAACCCTGATCTAGCAGTTTCTGCTGTTGAAGCCTCAGCTCAGAAACAGGGGATAGAGCCTTGTTTTTCCTGTTCATTGCCTTCAACTTGGATTAAATCATGGCAGAGATTTGAAGAATTTAATGCAATTCCCTACATTTCACCTTACTTAAACCCTAGAGGTTTAGAGGAAGGATCTAAGGAGATGGAGAAGAGAATTGTGGGCCTTGTGCATGAGTTGCTGTCATTGACATTGTGGAAGAAGTTATCAATCGTAAAGCTAAGCCATTTCAAGAGAGAGTTTGCTTTGCCTGAGAAATTGAATATTTTGTTGCTCAAGCACCCCGGCATATTTTACGTGTCGAACAAGTATCAGATTTATACCGTGCTCCTTAGAGAAGCTTACAATGGGTCggaattggttgataaaaatccACTAGTCATTGTGAAGAATAAATTCGGCGATTTGATGCAGGAAGGGCTTCATGAATATAACCGAAGGCGCCGCGTAGTGAATTTGGAAAAGAAGAGGAAATGCATGAATTTGATGAAGCCAGAGAGAAGGAAAGTAGCGAGCTCTGAAACATCCATCCAAGATGATAACGGTGATACTTTAGGAGGTTTAGGACGTTTGTTTGACCCGGAAGAACGAAAACGATTTTACAAGGTTCTTTTTGATGAAAGGTGA